In one window of Pseudobdellovibrionaceae bacterium DNA:
- a CDS encoding HAMP domain-containing histidine kinase, producing MARRTYRSILVLRFLRTFWAPILAAFIGIVSVEIAFFYFNDQYEESVWKSVKVLLRDEVEMTNSYQLSRTLSDMEKEDWITCVSLKEVVPYQRVYYETTYKDQCTSGRKQSGTLQSINGTKWQLEFVPQKNIWLAASHNLMRVVLAGVILVLTMHYHRKNKKIELEKKAGELEKQFLLDLTSQTRHDVASPLTAIKTVSQVANIDEKFKDLLDQALKRVESIFQDLSRATRGANDVRQNGQAFCLRELMAEIQSEKESSWQFKVNFVAEGPALKVCGNKMEFSRVISNLLNNAMDAMLDVDQKIIRWTLSEQSSKAILVIQDCGRGMPPDIMRKAGQKGFSYGKENISSSGSGLGLYHSIQTVNAMRGTFELESDIGVGTRITITLPLA from the coding sequence ATGGCACGACGGACCTATCGATCGATTCTTGTACTGAGATTTTTGCGAACTTTTTGGGCGCCGATTTTAGCGGCGTTCATTGGTATTGTGTCTGTTGAGATTGCCTTTTTCTACTTCAATGATCAGTACGAGGAGTCCGTTTGGAAGAGCGTTAAAGTTCTACTCCGGGATGAAGTGGAGATGACCAACTCCTATCAACTATCCCGAACGCTGAGTGATATGGAAAAAGAAGATTGGATAACCTGTGTATCGTTGAAAGAAGTGGTCCCCTATCAAAGGGTCTATTACGAAACTACGTATAAAGACCAGTGCACAAGTGGCAGAAAGCAAAGCGGCACTCTTCAAAGTATAAACGGCACAAAGTGGCAACTTGAATTTGTCCCTCAAAAAAACATTTGGTTGGCGGCCAGCCACAACCTAATGAGGGTTGTTCTTGCGGGCGTGATCTTGGTGCTCACAATGCACTATCATAGGAAAAATAAAAAAATTGAGCTTGAGAAAAAGGCAGGAGAACTAGAAAAACAGTTTCTTTTAGATCTGACCAGTCAAACACGCCACGATGTGGCTTCTCCTTTGACTGCCATCAAAACGGTTTCGCAAGTGGCAAACATAGATGAGAAGTTCAAAGATCTTTTAGATCAGGCATTGAAGCGAGTTGAATCTATTTTTCAGGATTTGAGCCGGGCAACACGGGGTGCTAACGATGTAAGGCAAAATGGGCAGGCCTTTTGTTTAAGGGAGTTGATGGCTGAAATACAAAGCGAGAAAGAGAGTTCTTGGCAGTTTAAGGTGAATTTTGTGGCCGAAGGGCCAGCTCTTAAGGTGTGTGGTAATAAAATGGAGTTTTCACGCGTAATATCAAATCTCTTAAACAATGCTATGGATGCAATGCTCGACGTCGATCAAAAAATCATTAGATGGACGCTTTCGGAACAGTCGTCAAAAGCCATTCTTGTTATTCAAGACTGTGGCAGGGGCATGCCGCCAGATATTATGCGGAAGGCTGGGCAGAAAGGATTTTCATACGGTAAAGAGAATATCAGCTCGTCAGGCTCTGGCCTTGGCTTGTATCACTCAATTCAAACGGTAAACGCCATGCGAGGGACTTTTGAGCTTGAAAGTGACATCGGCGTTGGTACGCGAATTACAATCACATTGCCTTTGGCTTAA
- a CDS encoding radical SAM protein — protein MHLNIVLGYKCNFFCSHCANNSGLKPSAPDISDKEIEMLSATINKHRPKHILFSGGEPSLYIDKINAILGKIHDLHNTRVSIVTNGSWAADEEKTKVFFESLLKVSDVTVSYDKFHRTKTSVNSLVNIKNYCLGKAIGLNVSMSISDMKQIAEAKQIMNDIDLPIQFQKVIKSGRALDNNLAFKYFSFDTEILSKKCPSEGRISFLPGNGFSTCCSSLVFNHKDNDYTHNTLEEHLNSEFYKDQSSKTFGELIRKFNIENYDNVPGNSLECGICEYIYKTK, from the coding sequence ATGCATCTCAATATAGTGCTGGGCTACAAGTGTAATTTTTTTTGTAGCCATTGCGCTAATAATTCTGGGCTAAAGCCCTCGGCTCCAGACATTTCTGACAAAGAAATTGAAATGCTATCTGCAACAATTAATAAGCATCGGCCCAAACACATCTTGTTTTCTGGAGGAGAACCCTCTCTCTATATTGACAAAATAAATGCAATTTTAGGTAAAATTCATGATCTTCATAACACAAGAGTATCTATTGTGACAAATGGAAGTTGGGCGGCCGATGAAGAGAAAACTAAAGTGTTTTTTGAGTCGTTGCTTAAAGTTTCTGATGTTACCGTTTCCTACGACAAATTTCATCGCACAAAAACCTCAGTGAATAGCTTGGTAAATATTAAAAATTACTGCCTGGGCAAAGCAATCGGCCTCAATGTTTCAATGTCTATTTCAGACATGAAGCAAATAGCTGAAGCAAAACAAATAATGAATGACATTGATCTGCCTATTCAATTTCAAAAAGTAATTAAATCAGGCAGAGCGCTAGACAATAATTTGGCTTTCAAATACTTTTCTTTTGATACCGAGATCCTAAGCAAAAAATGTCCATCTGAGGGGCGAATTTCGTTTCTTCCGGGGAATGGATTTTCTACGTGTTGCTCGTCTTTAGTTTTTAACCACAAGGATAACGATTACACACACAACACTCTCGAGGAGCATCTGAACAGTGAATTTTACAAAGATCAGTCATCTAAAACCTTCGGCGAACTAATACGTAAATTTAATATCGAAAATTACGACAACGTCCCTGGTAACTCTCTGGAGTGTGGCATTTGTGAATATATTTATAAAACTAAATAG
- a CDS encoding HAMP domain-containing histidine kinase, whose protein sequence is MFKVNLDSFDKLEITLPFEQMGTTSFTIGREVPDPFGHIVSEHRVFFNGLELATIHAAVSTQNFHGLLLSKYSLTYLLLFIIFIFFSFSLQAMPLFSLIRFNDWFNKKLDHFCPESPKTNLLIAEIRGLEKNGSIVNDTKIKFLKKLLEIIRLETKIAESKTQAQIARRLAHDIRSPLSAINVVGQSLPENFKGRELLIEASSRINEISNDILDKSRSSIETAASVVADLSMIVASIQKIINEKTAAYPNLNIDFSVENVASGLSQTKKIIPSEFERALSNLLQNSIEATEECVSPRVWMSLKTRDNRVELKIEDNGPGIPDEIRLTNGSRPVTMGKSNGNGLGLISAFDFAKKHDGKLEILNPAVGAGLLLVF, encoded by the coding sequence TTGTTTAAGGTAAATTTAGATAGTTTTGATAAACTAGAAATCACATTGCCTTTTGAGCAAATGGGAACAACTAGTTTTACCATAGGGAGAGAAGTTCCCGACCCCTTCGGACACATTGTGTCCGAACACCGTGTTTTTTTCAATGGTTTAGAATTAGCCACTATACACGCTGCTGTGTCTACACAAAATTTTCACGGACTTTTGTTGAGTAAATACTCGCTGACTTATTTGCTATTATTTATAATTTTCATTTTTTTCTCGTTCTCACTTCAGGCAATGCCTCTTTTTTCACTCATACGTTTCAATGACTGGTTCAACAAAAAACTAGATCACTTCTGCCCGGAATCACCCAAGACAAATCTATTGATCGCGGAAATAAGGGGCCTCGAAAAAAATGGATCAATAGTCAATGACACAAAAATTAAGTTTTTAAAGAAGCTTCTCGAAATCATACGGTTGGAAACCAAGATTGCCGAAAGTAAGACTCAGGCTCAGATTGCTCGAAGACTGGCTCATGATATCCGAAGCCCCCTATCCGCAATCAATGTCGTTGGTCAAAGCTTGCCTGAAAACTTTAAGGGCAGAGAACTTTTAATAGAAGCTTCATCCAGAATTAATGAAATTAGTAACGATATTCTAGACAAGAGCAGAAGCAGCATTGAAACGGCAGCGTCCGTGGTGGCTGACCTCTCTATGATTGTAGCTTCAATACAGAAAATCATAAATGAAAAAACAGCAGCTTACCCCAACCTCAATATTGATTTTTCTGTAGAAAATGTTGCCTCTGGACTTTCTCAAACAAAAAAAATAATTCCAAGTGAATTCGAAAGGGCGTTATCGAATCTTCTTCAAAATTCTATTGAAGCAACGGAAGAGTGTGTTAGTCCCCGCGTGTGGATGTCATTAAAAACACGTGATAACCGTGTCGAATTGAAAATTGAGGATAACGGGCCCGGGATTCCCGATGAAATTCGTTTAACTAATGGATCGAGGCCAGTCACGATGGGAAAATCTAATGGGAACGGGCTTGGTCTAATCAGCGCTTTCGATTTTGCAAAAAAGCACGACGGAAAATTGGAAATACTAAATCCAGCTGTGGGCGCTGGACTTTTGTTGGTTTTTTAG